From Spirosoma aerolatum, one genomic window encodes:
- a CDS encoding tape measure protein: MSRYYSSTMRGMEQQSRRFGGTFGRNLSGGFRKAIQTVDQLRRGLSGLPSRIGLNVDYSSVRQARQEVERLRDAQGRLRDSRGRFVGEGGSSSGGGWLKGLGFAGLGMGGLLGGYLGWQGVKAAYGQTISPAMEMERNRFSAGIMLHSQERSSALDAQYQAYAKQNPVLGYKDIQSAGTQMVGLEERYDRIMPIIKTMSDVAVGSQNELKDLILILGQVKMKGRLQAEEGLQFAERRVNLMPYLAKAIGKKQTDLPDLMKDGKISYENVLRALSMMTAKGGVYNGMSEKVGDQTTYGKTQKLWEDLSLRAANLGDKMLPTLNKLLVWMDDFLRRAEGPFAKALAFAGVQLGVFAGGMKDVFVALGIISKEGTATEGVIKVLAGTIGALGVAAKITGDFLSGFAAFVDQVMGLFRSIFNFPRDPIGALTGKYWNGQDSAPEAAKAVETPEEKFRRQGRLFSRTPENPDFDPGYMKRLAESNAKLSEGNRAYAQQQQRLAKLDSRRQARRLRLGEKAVDTTGLLGSGELQTAKGKKGASDSGLEATVAGSKSTNITINLKSLIDGGVHIHSTELKEGVAEVRDMLIDHFTRVINSATAIPS, translated from the coding sequence ATGTCTCGTTACTATTCTTCAACTATGCGGGGGATGGAGCAACAGAGCCGCCGTTTTGGTGGGACATTCGGACGCAATCTGTCAGGCGGGTTTCGTAAGGCGATCCAGACCGTCGATCAGTTGCGCCGGGGTCTATCGGGCTTACCAAGTCGGATTGGTCTGAATGTCGATTACTCAAGCGTTCGTCAGGCCAGGCAGGAAGTCGAGCGGTTACGTGATGCACAAGGGCGGCTTCGGGATAGCCGGGGGCGCTTCGTGGGTGAGGGTGGTAGCTCCAGTGGTGGTGGCTGGCTGAAGGGTTTGGGGTTTGCCGGGTTAGGCATGGGTGGTCTGCTGGGTGGGTATCTGGGCTGGCAGGGCGTGAAAGCGGCCTATGGTCAAACAATCAGCCCCGCAATGGAAATGGAGCGAAACCGCTTCAGTGCTGGGATTATGCTTCATAGCCAGGAACGTTCGTCGGCTCTGGATGCTCAGTATCAAGCCTACGCTAAACAAAACCCGGTATTGGGCTATAAGGATATTCAGTCGGCGGGTACGCAAATGGTGGGCTTAGAGGAGCGATATGATCGGATTATGCCCATCATAAAAACCATGTCCGACGTGGCCGTAGGTTCGCAAAACGAGCTAAAAGATTTGATCCTGATTTTAGGTCAAGTGAAAATGAAGGGCAGGCTTCAGGCCGAGGAAGGGCTTCAATTTGCGGAACGCCGGGTCAATCTCATGCCCTACCTGGCCAAAGCCATAGGCAAGAAACAGACGGACTTACCCGATTTGATGAAAGACGGGAAGATCAGCTATGAGAATGTGCTTCGAGCCTTGAGCATGATGACCGCCAAAGGAGGAGTTTATAATGGGATGTCTGAAAAGGTTGGCGATCAGACTACGTATGGAAAGACACAAAAGCTTTGGGAAGACTTAAGCCTTAGAGCCGCCAACTTAGGCGATAAAATGCTGCCTACCTTAAATAAGCTTTTGGTATGGATGGATGATTTTTTAAGGCGAGCTGAGGGGCCATTTGCCAAAGCCCTCGCCTTTGCTGGCGTTCAGTTGGGTGTGTTTGCCGGGGGTATGAAAGATGTATTTGTGGCCCTGGGTATCATCAGCAAGGAAGGTACAGCGACTGAAGGCGTGATAAAGGTTCTGGCGGGTACGATTGGCGCGTTAGGGGTTGCCGCTAAAATTACGGGCGACTTTCTATCTGGATTTGCGGCCTTTGTCGATCAGGTAATGGGTCTGTTTCGGTCGATTTTTAACTTTCCTCGTGATCCAATCGGAGCATTGACAGGGAAATACTGGAATGGACAGGACTCAGCGCCGGAAGCGGCCAAAGCCGTTGAAACGCCGGAAGAAAAATTTCGTCGTCAAGGTCGGTTGTTTTCCCGAACGCCCGAAAATCCCGATTTTGATCCGGGTTACATGAAGCGCCTGGCGGAATCCAATGCCAAGCTTTCAGAAGGCAACCGGGCGTATGCTCAACAGCAACAGCGACTGGCGAAACTGGACTCCAGGCGTCAGGCCAGGCGTTTGCGACTAGGGGAAAAAGCCGTTGATACAACTGGACTGCTGGGATCGGGAGAACTTCAGACTGCTAAGGGTAAAAAGGGTGCATCCGATTCAGGGCTGGAGGCTACCGTTGCCGGGTCAAAATCCACCAACATCACGATCAATTTAAAAAGCCTGATCGATGGGGGGGTGCATATTCATTCGACAGAACTCAAAGAAGGGGTGGCCGAGGTTCGCGATATGCTGATTGACCACTTTACGCGTGTCATTAACTCCGCAACGGCAATACCATCGTAA
- a CDS encoding DUF6046 domain-containing protein — MATTNPNTFQVGQLQADFDATATVKSTGQTMQCPVRMGLKKDGSDLWLFPIEPLVSITGGKTVIRRNIAKAQGMGTVKEQWNQDDDQITVTGILMGDGAYPEADVSRLKSFLKVGQSVVIRAKVLDVWGINLICITNYNIPETPGLENQRFSFSGYSDQYFDLT, encoded by the coding sequence ATGGCTACTACGAATCCAAATACCTTCCAGGTTGGCCAGCTTCAGGCTGATTTTGACGCCACAGCAACGGTTAAATCAACCGGGCAGACGATGCAGTGCCCGGTGCGGATGGGCTTAAAGAAAGACGGGTCAGACCTATGGCTATTTCCCATCGAACCCCTGGTTTCGATTACGGGTGGCAAAACCGTCATTCGTCGCAATATCGCCAAAGCGCAGGGAATGGGAACCGTCAAAGAACAGTGGAACCAGGACGACGATCAGATTACCGTTACGGGTATTTTGATGGGTGACGGTGCCTACCCGGAAGCGGATGTGTCCAGGCTGAAGAGTTTTTTAAAGGTGGGTCAGAGCGTCGTGATCCGGGCGAAGGTGCTGGATGTATGGGGTATCAACCTGATCTGCATAACCAACTATAATATACCTGAAACGCCAGGGCTGGAAAATCAGCGGTTCAGCTTTTCAGGCTACAGTGACCAGTATTTTGACCTCACTTAA